A region from the Antennarius striatus isolate MH-2024 chromosome 24, ASM4005453v1, whole genome shotgun sequence genome encodes:
- the mettl21a gene encoding protein N-lysine methyltransferase METTL21A: protein MALVPYTQNSVPALSKLHSSSAHFRFANHDLRVAQDWRQLGVAAVVWDAAVVLCVYLEMGQVDLKGKAAIELGAGTGLVGIVAALLGAKVTLTDREPALDLLSANVKANLPPDLQGSAVVSELTWGEGLERYPTGGFDLVLGADIVYLESTFVQLLQTLEHLCSDCGAVLLACRIRYQRDTDFLSMMKQRFTVQEVFYHQERDIHVYKASKLSPKMDL, encoded by the exons ATGGCTCTGGTTCCCTACACACAGAATTCGGTACCCGCGCTGTCCAAACTTCACAGCTCATCCGCTCACTTCCGCTTCGCCAACCACGACCTGCGTGTGGCTCAGGACTGGAGGCAGCTGGGGGTGGCGGCGGTGGTGTGGGACGCG GCGGTGGTCCTGTGCGTGTACCTGGAGATGGGACAGGTGGATCTCAAAGGGAAGGCGGCCATTGAACTCGGAGCCGGCACCGGATTGGTGGGGATCGTGGCGGCCCTCCTGG GTGCCAAGGTGACCCTCACCGATCGAGAGCCAGCCCTGGACCTCCTGTCCGCCAACGTGAAGGCCAACCTGCCCCCGGACCTCCAGGGATCAGCGGTGGTGTCGGAGCTGACCTGGGGTGAGGGCCTGGAGCGTTACCCAACCGGGGGCTTCGACCTGGTGCTGGGGGCAGACATCGTGTACTTGGAGAGCACCTttgtgcagctgctgcagaccCTGGAGCACCTGTGCTCAGACTGCGGCGCGGTGCTGCTGGCCTGCAGGATCCGCTACCAGCGCGATACCGACTTCCTGAGTATGATGAAGCAGCGCTTCACAGTCCAAGAGGTGTTCTACCACCAGGAGAGGGACATCCACGTTTACAAAGCTAGCAAACTGTCACCCAAGATGGATTTATGA
- the acadl gene encoding long-chain specific acyl-CoA dehydrogenase, mitochondrial isoform X2: protein MSSQRRDKKQIREKTRSRLQHIPAHRLHQAPTARPETSSAASLMDIGTRRIFTEDHDLFRQTARRFFQDEVIPYHQQWEKEGQVSREVWEKAGRQGLLGILIPEEHGGIGGDVLSAAIVWEEQMYSNCTGPGFGLHSDIIMPYISKYGSKEQIQRFIPDMTAGRCISAIAMTEPGAGSDLQGVRTNAKRDGKDWILNGNKVFISNGWMADLVVVVAVTNSEAKSAAHGISLFLVEDGTKGFQKGRKLEKIGLKAQDTAELFFEDVRLPGDALLGEPNKGFYYLMNELPQERLEIACLALASSEFMFEETRRYVSERKAFGKTISGLQTVQHKMAELKTEICVGRAFVDNCLQLHSEKRLDAATASMAKFWASDLQNKVATQCLQLHGGWGYMWEYPIARAFVDSRVQPIYGGTNEIMKELIARGIFSQKG, encoded by the exons ATGTCTTCACAGAGACGAGACAAGAAGCAGATTCGCGAGAAaacgaggtcaag GCTGCAGCACATTCCAGCCCACCGTCTCCATCAGGCCCCCACAGCCCGCCCGGAGACCTCCAGCGCCGCCTCCCTGATGGACATCGGGACCCGCCGGATTTTCACTGAGGACCACGACCTGTTTAGACAGACCGCCCGGCGCTTCTTTCAGGACGAGGTGATTCCCTACCACCAGCA GTGGGAGAAGGAGGGTCAGGTGAGCAGGGAGGTGTGGGAGAAGGCTGGCAGGCAAGGCCTCCTGGGGATCCTGATCCCAGAGGAGCATGGTGGCATCGGAGGAGATGTTCTCTCCGCCGCCATCGTGTGGGAAGAGCA GATGTACTCCAACTGCACGGGCCCGGGCTTCGGCCTGCACTCGGACATCATCATGCCGTACATCAGCAAATACGGCAGCAAGGAGCAGATTCAACGCTTCATCCCTGACATGACGGCCGGGAGGTGCATCAGCGCCATCGCCATGACGGAGCCAGGAGCAGGCAG TGACCTTCAGGGGGTGAGGACTAACGCCAAGAGGGACGGCAAAGACTGGATCCTCAATGGCAACAAG GTGTTCATCTCCAATGGCTGGATGGCCGaccttgtggtggtggtggccgtgACCAACAGCGAGGCCAAGTCAGCGGCACACGGTATCAGCCTGTTCCTGGTGGAGGATGGCACCAAGGGCTTCCAGAAAGGACGCAAGCTGGAGAAGATTGGGTTGAAGGCCCAG GACACGGCTGAGCTGTTCTTCGAGGACGTGCGTCTCCCGGGCGACGCCCTCCTGGGGGAACCAAACAAAGGGTTCTACTACCTGATGAACGAACTTCCTCAG GAGCGCCTGGAGATCGCTTGCCTCGCGTTGGCGAGTTCCGAATTCATGTTTGAGGAGACCAGGAGATACGTGTCGGAGAGGAAGGCTTTTGGGAAAACCATTTCTGGCCTTCAG ACCGTTCAGCACAAGATGGCTGAGCTGAAGACGGAGATCTGCGTCGGCCGGGCCTTCGTAGACAACTGCCTTCAGCTGCACTCAGAGAAACGCCTGGACGCTGCCACAGCATCAATGGCCAAGTTCTG GGCGTCTGACCTCCAGAACAAGGTGGCCACTCAGTGCCTGCAGCTCCACGGCGGCTGGGGCTACATGTGGGAATATCCCATCGCTAG GGCGTTTGTGGACTCACGTGTTCAGCCAATCTACGGAGGCACAAACGAGATCATGAAGGAACTCATCGCTCGCGGCATCTTCAGCCAGAAGGGATGA
- the acadl gene encoding long-chain specific acyl-CoA dehydrogenase, mitochondrial isoform X4, translating to MDIGTRRIFTEDHDLFRQTARRFFQDEVIPYHQQWEKEGQVSREVWEKAGRQGLLGILIPEEHGGIGGDVLSAAIVWEEQMYSNCTGPGFGLHSDIIMPYISKYGSKEQIQRFIPDMTAGRCISAIAMTEPGAGSDLQGVRTNAKRDGKDWILNGNKVFISNGWMADLVVVVAVTNSEAKSAAHGISLFLVEDGTKGFQKGRKLEKIGLKAQDTAELFFEDVRLPGDALLGEPNKGFYYLMNELPQERLEIACLALASSEFMFEETRRYVSERKAFGKTISGLQTVQHKMAELKTEICVGRAFVDNCLQLHSEKRLDAATASMAKFWASDLQNKVATQCLQLHGGWGYMWEYPIARAFVDSRVQPIYGGTNEIMKELIARGIFSQKG from the exons ATGGACATCGGGACCCGCCGGATTTTCACTGAGGACCACGACCTGTTTAGACAGACCGCCCGGCGCTTCTTTCAGGACGAGGTGATTCCCTACCACCAGCA GTGGGAGAAGGAGGGTCAGGTGAGCAGGGAGGTGTGGGAGAAGGCTGGCAGGCAAGGCCTCCTGGGGATCCTGATCCCAGAGGAGCATGGTGGCATCGGAGGAGATGTTCTCTCCGCCGCCATCGTGTGGGAAGAGCA GATGTACTCCAACTGCACGGGCCCGGGCTTCGGCCTGCACTCGGACATCATCATGCCGTACATCAGCAAATACGGCAGCAAGGAGCAGATTCAACGCTTCATCCCTGACATGACGGCCGGGAGGTGCATCAGCGCCATCGCCATGACGGAGCCAGGAGCAGGCAG TGACCTTCAGGGGGTGAGGACTAACGCCAAGAGGGACGGCAAAGACTGGATCCTCAATGGCAACAAG GTGTTCATCTCCAATGGCTGGATGGCCGaccttgtggtggtggtggccgtgACCAACAGCGAGGCCAAGTCAGCGGCACACGGTATCAGCCTGTTCCTGGTGGAGGATGGCACCAAGGGCTTCCAGAAAGGACGCAAGCTGGAGAAGATTGGGTTGAAGGCCCAG GACACGGCTGAGCTGTTCTTCGAGGACGTGCGTCTCCCGGGCGACGCCCTCCTGGGGGAACCAAACAAAGGGTTCTACTACCTGATGAACGAACTTCCTCAG GAGCGCCTGGAGATCGCTTGCCTCGCGTTGGCGAGTTCCGAATTCATGTTTGAGGAGACCAGGAGATACGTGTCGGAGAGGAAGGCTTTTGGGAAAACCATTTCTGGCCTTCAG ACCGTTCAGCACAAGATGGCTGAGCTGAAGACGGAGATCTGCGTCGGCCGGGCCTTCGTAGACAACTGCCTTCAGCTGCACTCAGAGAAACGCCTGGACGCTGCCACAGCATCAATGGCCAAGTTCTG GGCGTCTGACCTCCAGAACAAGGTGGCCACTCAGTGCCTGCAGCTCCACGGCGGCTGGGGCTACATGTGGGAATATCCCATCGCTAG GGCGTTTGTGGACTCACGTGTTCAGCCAATCTACGGAGGCACAAACGAGATCATGAAGGAACTCATCGCTCGCGGCATCTTCAGCCAGAAGGGATGA
- the acadl gene encoding long-chain specific acyl-CoA dehydrogenase, mitochondrial isoform X3, with product MSSQRRDKKQIREKTRLQHIPAHRLHQAPTARPETSSAASLMDIGTRRIFTEDHDLFRQTARRFFQDEVIPYHQQWEKEGQVSREVWEKAGRQGLLGILIPEEHGGIGGDVLSAAIVWEEQMYSNCTGPGFGLHSDIIMPYISKYGSKEQIQRFIPDMTAGRCISAIAMTEPGAGSDLQGVRTNAKRDGKDWILNGNKVFISNGWMADLVVVVAVTNSEAKSAAHGISLFLVEDGTKGFQKGRKLEKIGLKAQDTAELFFEDVRLPGDALLGEPNKGFYYLMNELPQERLEIACLALASSEFMFEETRRYVSERKAFGKTISGLQTVQHKMAELKTEICVGRAFVDNCLQLHSEKRLDAATASMAKFWASDLQNKVATQCLQLHGGWGYMWEYPIARAFVDSRVQPIYGGTNEIMKELIARGIFSQKG from the exons ATGTCTTCACAGAGACGAGACAAGAAGCAGATTCGCGAGAAaacgag GCTGCAGCACATTCCAGCCCACCGTCTCCATCAGGCCCCCACAGCCCGCCCGGAGACCTCCAGCGCCGCCTCCCTGATGGACATCGGGACCCGCCGGATTTTCACTGAGGACCACGACCTGTTTAGACAGACCGCCCGGCGCTTCTTTCAGGACGAGGTGATTCCCTACCACCAGCA GTGGGAGAAGGAGGGTCAGGTGAGCAGGGAGGTGTGGGAGAAGGCTGGCAGGCAAGGCCTCCTGGGGATCCTGATCCCAGAGGAGCATGGTGGCATCGGAGGAGATGTTCTCTCCGCCGCCATCGTGTGGGAAGAGCA GATGTACTCCAACTGCACGGGCCCGGGCTTCGGCCTGCACTCGGACATCATCATGCCGTACATCAGCAAATACGGCAGCAAGGAGCAGATTCAACGCTTCATCCCTGACATGACGGCCGGGAGGTGCATCAGCGCCATCGCCATGACGGAGCCAGGAGCAGGCAG TGACCTTCAGGGGGTGAGGACTAACGCCAAGAGGGACGGCAAAGACTGGATCCTCAATGGCAACAAG GTGTTCATCTCCAATGGCTGGATGGCCGaccttgtggtggtggtggccgtgACCAACAGCGAGGCCAAGTCAGCGGCACACGGTATCAGCCTGTTCCTGGTGGAGGATGGCACCAAGGGCTTCCAGAAAGGACGCAAGCTGGAGAAGATTGGGTTGAAGGCCCAG GACACGGCTGAGCTGTTCTTCGAGGACGTGCGTCTCCCGGGCGACGCCCTCCTGGGGGAACCAAACAAAGGGTTCTACTACCTGATGAACGAACTTCCTCAG GAGCGCCTGGAGATCGCTTGCCTCGCGTTGGCGAGTTCCGAATTCATGTTTGAGGAGACCAGGAGATACGTGTCGGAGAGGAAGGCTTTTGGGAAAACCATTTCTGGCCTTCAG ACCGTTCAGCACAAGATGGCTGAGCTGAAGACGGAGATCTGCGTCGGCCGGGCCTTCGTAGACAACTGCCTTCAGCTGCACTCAGAGAAACGCCTGGACGCTGCCACAGCATCAATGGCCAAGTTCTG GGCGTCTGACCTCCAGAACAAGGTGGCCACTCAGTGCCTGCAGCTCCACGGCGGCTGGGGCTACATGTGGGAATATCCCATCGCTAG GGCGTTTGTGGACTCACGTGTTCAGCCAATCTACGGAGGCACAAACGAGATCATGAAGGAACTCATCGCTCGCGGCATCTTCAGCCAGAAGGGATGA
- the LOC137591206 gene encoding cyclic AMP-responsive element-binding protein 1-like yields the protein MTMEAGADTQQSGETTVSESEAQHITLAQGSIAAAQVSSSSPTVTLVQLPNGQTVQVHGVIQAAQPSVIQSPQVQAVQISTVAESEDSQESVDSVTDSQKRREILSRRPSYRKILNDLSSDVPAVPRIEEEKSEDDSVPAITTVTMPTPIYQTSSGQYIAITQGGAIQLANNGTDGVQGLQTLTMANAAAAQPGATILQYAQTSDGQQILVPSNQVVVQAASGDVQAYQIRTAPTSAITPGVVMATSPALGTGGGTEEVTRKREVRLMKNREAARECRRKKKEYVKCLENRVAVLENQNKTLIEELKALKDLYCHKSE from the exons ATGACCATGGAGGCTGGTGCAGACACACAGCAAAGTGGTGAAACAACTGTCTCAGAGTCCGAGGCTCAGCACATCACCCTGGCTCAG GGATCCATAGCAGCAGCTCAGGTGTCCTCCAGCAGTCCGACAGTCACCCTTGTGCAGTTACCCAACGGCCAGACAGTCCAAGTGCACGGGGTGATCCAAGCTGCTCAGCCCTCGGTCATTCAGTCTCCACAAGTCCAGGCGGTACAG ATTTCCACTGTGGCTGAGAGTGAGGACTCTCAGGAGTCTGTGGACAGCGTGACGGATTctcagaagaggagagagatcCTGTCCAGACGGCCTTCCTACAG GAAGATTCTGAATGACTTGTCGTCAGACGTTCCAGCAGTGCCACGAATTGAGGAAGAGAAATCCGAAGACGACTCTGTTCCTGCGATCACCACAGTTACCATGCCCACGCCCATCTATCAGACCAGTAGCGGCCAGTACA TTGCCATCACGCAGGGCGGGGCCATACAGTTAGCAAACAACGGCACAGACGGTGTGCAGGGCCTGCAGACGTTGACCATGGCCAACGCTGCTGCAGCCCAGCCGGGAGCCACCATTCTTCAGTATGCCCAGACCAGCGACGGGCAGCAGATCCTCGTGCCCAGCAACCAGGTGGTTGTACAAG CGGCCTCCGGTGACGTCCAGGCCTATCAGATCCGCACAGCCCCCACCAGCGCCATTACTCCTGGGGTTGTCATGGCGACCTCGCCTGCGCTGGGCACAGGAGGTGGTACTGAGGAGGTCACACGCAAAAGGGAAGTCCGACTGATGAAAAACAG GGAGGCAGCCCGCGAGTGTcgcaggaagaagaaggagtACGTCAAGTGTCTGGAGAACCGTGTGGCGGTGCTGGAGAACCAAAACAAGACCCTCATCGAGGAACTCAAAGCCCTCAAAGACTTGTACTGCCACAAATCGGAGTAG
- the acadl gene encoding long-chain specific acyl-CoA dehydrogenase, mitochondrial isoform X1, with protein sequence MIRICVCELRNVSRRRPELCGIVSRLQHIPAHRLHQAPTARPETSSAASLMDIGTRRIFTEDHDLFRQTARRFFQDEVIPYHQQWEKEGQVSREVWEKAGRQGLLGILIPEEHGGIGGDVLSAAIVWEEQMYSNCTGPGFGLHSDIIMPYISKYGSKEQIQRFIPDMTAGRCISAIAMTEPGAGSDLQGVRTNAKRDGKDWILNGNKVFISNGWMADLVVVVAVTNSEAKSAAHGISLFLVEDGTKGFQKGRKLEKIGLKAQDTAELFFEDVRLPGDALLGEPNKGFYYLMNELPQERLEIACLALASSEFMFEETRRYVSERKAFGKTISGLQTVQHKMAELKTEICVGRAFVDNCLQLHSEKRLDAATASMAKFWASDLQNKVATQCLQLHGGWGYMWEYPIARAFVDSRVQPIYGGTNEIMKELIARGIFSQKG encoded by the exons ATGATCagaatttgtgtttgtgagctGAGGAACGTTTCCAGACGGCGGCCGGAGTTGTGCGGGATCGTCAGCAG GCTGCAGCACATTCCAGCCCACCGTCTCCATCAGGCCCCCACAGCCCGCCCGGAGACCTCCAGCGCCGCCTCCCTGATGGACATCGGGACCCGCCGGATTTTCACTGAGGACCACGACCTGTTTAGACAGACCGCCCGGCGCTTCTTTCAGGACGAGGTGATTCCCTACCACCAGCA GTGGGAGAAGGAGGGTCAGGTGAGCAGGGAGGTGTGGGAGAAGGCTGGCAGGCAAGGCCTCCTGGGGATCCTGATCCCAGAGGAGCATGGTGGCATCGGAGGAGATGTTCTCTCCGCCGCCATCGTGTGGGAAGAGCA GATGTACTCCAACTGCACGGGCCCGGGCTTCGGCCTGCACTCGGACATCATCATGCCGTACATCAGCAAATACGGCAGCAAGGAGCAGATTCAACGCTTCATCCCTGACATGACGGCCGGGAGGTGCATCAGCGCCATCGCCATGACGGAGCCAGGAGCAGGCAG TGACCTTCAGGGGGTGAGGACTAACGCCAAGAGGGACGGCAAAGACTGGATCCTCAATGGCAACAAG GTGTTCATCTCCAATGGCTGGATGGCCGaccttgtggtggtggtggccgtgACCAACAGCGAGGCCAAGTCAGCGGCACACGGTATCAGCCTGTTCCTGGTGGAGGATGGCACCAAGGGCTTCCAGAAAGGACGCAAGCTGGAGAAGATTGGGTTGAAGGCCCAG GACACGGCTGAGCTGTTCTTCGAGGACGTGCGTCTCCCGGGCGACGCCCTCCTGGGGGAACCAAACAAAGGGTTCTACTACCTGATGAACGAACTTCCTCAG GAGCGCCTGGAGATCGCTTGCCTCGCGTTGGCGAGTTCCGAATTCATGTTTGAGGAGACCAGGAGATACGTGTCGGAGAGGAAGGCTTTTGGGAAAACCATTTCTGGCCTTCAG ACCGTTCAGCACAAGATGGCTGAGCTGAAGACGGAGATCTGCGTCGGCCGGGCCTTCGTAGACAACTGCCTTCAGCTGCACTCAGAGAAACGCCTGGACGCTGCCACAGCATCAATGGCCAAGTTCTG GGCGTCTGACCTCCAGAACAAGGTGGCCACTCAGTGCCTGCAGCTCCACGGCGGCTGGGGCTACATGTGGGAATATCCCATCGCTAG GGCGTTTGTGGACTCACGTGTTCAGCCAATCTACGGAGGCACAAACGAGATCATGAAGGAACTCATCGCTCGCGGCATCTTCAGCCAGAAGGGATGA